From Astatotilapia calliptera chromosome 19, fAstCal1.2, whole genome shotgun sequence, a single genomic window includes:
- the kcnk5a gene encoding potassium channel subfamily K member 5: MVDKGPLLTSAIIFYLSIGAAIFQVLEEPNWNQAVKQYNAQKDKILEKYPCLSGGDLDRILEVVSDAAGQGVTITGNKTFNNWNWPNAVIFAATVITTIGYGNISPKTSAGRVFCIFYGLFGVPLCLTWISELGKFFGGRAKHLGLFLTKKGLSLRKSQFTCTAIFLLWGVLIHLVLPPLVFMSQEGWSYIDGLYFSFVTLTTIGFGDMVAGVDPNKQYPPLYRYFVEVWIYLGLAWLSLFFNWKVRMVIEAHKALKKRRKLRKLSLEELRHYKESNKVSPTSPPTLNDVNIFSFLSKKKEGYNDLIKQIGNKKDGSKTVCNSKEIGRSKSCTDAPMFNGHTILSLDRSPRQKRRYSFSDCVTVAFSKSKNYLLGSDNGLLLKEDQVEGDLELNHDQMFENQLDKDVNLENGGERECVSVGHRAWDSKEYHSLMFQNANITFIDEENFLSNNSEELEDDDDDSKAKLSITTCDENIETNSKEEQSSESEGSVFTSDGSEHSHSYEKLVEEYAKEENTDS; the protein is encoded by the exons ATGGTAGATAAAGGTCCCTTGTTGACCTCTGCCATCATTTTTTACCTGTCCATCGGGGCAGCCATTTTTCAGGTGCTAGAGGAGCCCAACTGGAACCAGGCTGTAAAGCAGTACAATGCCCAGAAGGACAAAATATTGGAGAAATATCCGTGCTTGTCCGGGGGGGATTTGGACAGAATATTGGAG GTGGTGTCAGATGCTGCAGGCCAAGGGGTCACAATAACAGGCAATAAGACTTTCAATAACTGGAACTGGCCAAATGCCGTTATCTTTGCCGCTACAGTTATTACCACCATCG gCTATGGGAACATTTCTCCGAAAACATCAGCAGGACGTGTGTTTTGCATCTTCTATGGCCTGTTTGGTGTGCCCTTGTGTCTTACCTGGATCAGTGAACTGGGGAAGTTTTTTGGCGGTAGAGCCAAGCACCTGGGCCTATTTTTAACCAAAAAAGGCCTATCACTG AGGAAATCTCAGTTTACCTGCACGGCTATCTTTCTTCTTTGGGGTGTCCTGATCCATTTAGTCCTCCCGCCTTTAGTCTTCATGTCTCAGGAGGGTTGGAGTTACATTGATGGCTTGTACTTCTCATTTGTTACCTTGACCACAATTGGATTTGGAGACATGGTGGCAG GTGTGGATCCAAACAAACAATATCCACCTCTGTATCGTTACTTTGTGGAGGTTTGGATTTATCTAGGCTTGGCCtggctttctttgttctttaacTGGAAAGTTCGGATGGTGATTGAAGCCCACAAAGCCCTGAAGAAACGCCGCAAGCTGCGCAAGCTATCTCTCGAAGAGCTCCGCCACTACAAAGAGTCTAACAAAGTTTCCCCTACTTCGCCTCCCACTCTGAATGAtgtcaacattttcagcttcttgTCCAAGAAGAAGGAAGGCTACAATGACCTGATTAAACAGATTGGCAACAAAAAAGATGGCAGCAAAACGGTCTGTAACTCTAAAGAGATCGGTCGCTCGAAGAGTTGCACCGATGCTCCTATGTTTAACGGCCATACCATCCTCAGCCTGGACCGCTCGCCACGTCAAAAGAGGCGCTATAGCTTTAGTGACTGCGTCACTGTTGCATTTTCTAAGTCTAAGAACTACCTCCTGGGCTCAGACAATGGTTTACTGCTAAAGGAAGATCAGGTGGAGGGTGACCTAGAACTAAACCATGATCAAATGTTTGAGAACCAGCTTGACAAGGATGTGAATCTGGAgaatggaggagagagagaatgtgTATCAGTCGGTCACAGGGCGTGGGACTCCAAGGAGTACCATTCTCTAATGTTCCAAAATGCCAACATCACCTTTATCGACGAGGAGAACTTCCTCAGCAATAACTCTGAGGAGCTCGAGGACGACGACGACGATTCTAAAGCAAAACTCTCCATCACCACGTGCGACGAAAACATTGAGACGAACTCCAAGGAGGAGCAAAGCTCCGAGTCCGAAGGATCTGTCTTCACGAGTGACGGTTCAGAACACAGCCACTCGTACGAGAAACTGGTAGAGGAATATGCAAAGGAGGAAAACACAGACTCCTGA